The Bdellovibrio sp. ZAP7 DNA segment AAGAAATGCTTTCAACAGTTCCCGCGATATCGCACTTAAGAGTGTACTCCATTTTCATCGCTTCCATCACCAAAACTGCCTGTCCGGCCTTCACTTCCGCACCGGCTTGAACCAGGATTTTTGTAACTTTACCTGGCATCGGAGACATCACAGTGTCAGAGGAGCCACCAGCCCCTGCTTTCTTACGTGACTTTCGTCCTGTCCCTGCATCCATTGTGAAAGTGCGACCGTTTGCGTGAACCCACAAATTCCCAGCAAGCAATTGCGCTTGAGCTTTGTGATCCACTCCGTTGATGCGTACTTTGACTTCCATTAGATACCTCTCCAGTAAGTCATCCATGGGGATGCACTAGCCGATGCTGTTGCACCCGCATGCTGAGTTCCGCGAGCTTGAGCCAAGGCTGCGGCTGCGATTTTCTTTTCCACTTCCGTTAGCTCAGGTTCTTTAATCGGATCAGCGAAATAAGTTTCGATGAATCTTGTTGTCATCGTGCCCATCACAAACTCTTTGTGGGACAAGATCTCGATCAAATAAGGAATGTTAGTGTGAACGCCGAAAACCACAGAGTCCTTAAGCACACGGATCATTTTTTGAATCGCGCGCTGGCGATTTTCATCCCATACGATCACTTTCGCTATCATCGGATCGTAATACGGTGTGATGGTATCACCAGAATCAAAACCATATTCATAACGACGACCTGGGCCCTCTGGCCATTCCACATGACCCAACAAGCCTGTGCTCGGAACTCCGCCTAGGAATGGATTTTCAGCATAGATACGGCACTCGATTGAGTGACCACGAGGAACACGGATCATTTTTGGATCGTGGATGTATTCACCTTGCGCTGTCAGGATTTGCATTTTTACCAAATCCACACCCAACACTTCTTCAGTTACCGGATGTTCAACTTGCAAACGAGTGTTTACTTCAAGCAAATAGAATTCACCATCTTGCAAAAGGAACTCAACTGTTCCCGCCCCTTTATATTTACCCAAAGTTGCAATCGCGCACGCAGCCTCGCCCATACGACGACGAAGTTCTTCCGTCAAAGAAGGCGAAGTCGCCTCTTCGATAATTTTTTGGTGACGACGTTGAACAGAACACTCACGGTCAAAGAAATGCACAACATTTCCTGTCGCGTCTCCGAAGATTTGGAATTCAATGTGTTTGGCGCGATCCAGGTATTTTTCCAGGAAAACTTTTGGCGAACCAAAAGCAGATTGAGCTTCACGTTGTGCCGATTCAATCAACTCTGCCGCTTCAGCAGAAGATTTGATCAATTTCATACCACGGCCACCACCACCGGCAGCGGCTTTAACGATCACTGGATAACCGATACGTTCCGCTTCCGTGATCAAGTTTGCAACTTGTTGGTTCTCGCCTTGATAACCTGGCACCAAAGGCAGGCCAGCTTTTTTCGCAAGTTCTTTACAGTGAACTTTATCGCCTAAAGAGCGAATCGCTTCCGCGGAAGGACCGATAAACGTTAAACCCGCGTTACTCACTGCCTCAGCAAAGTCAGCATTTTCTGACAAGAAACCAAAGCCGGGATGAATCGCTTGCGCACCACCAGCCAAGGCTCCATTGATATTCGCTTCGATGTTCAGATAACTCTCAGCGGTTGCTGCAGGACCAATACAGATGGTTTTAGTCGCCATTCTGTAAGCTCGAGAATTGATGTCCGCTTCTGAGTGTAAAAGAACCGTTTCGATTCCCAACTCTTCGCAAGCTTTGATAATACGAACCGCGACTTCTCCGCGATTAGCGATAGCGATACGAGTGAATTTTCCAGGCATTTTTGTCATGGTGCAAAAGCTCCAATTTAAGAGCTTTATCTATATCGACGAATCTGGCTTAAAGCAACGAAAAGACGGCGTTTTCGGAGTCCCAAAGGCCTTTGCTGTATTAAAACTAGAGCCTAAACATCCGTCGGGACATTCGCCGTGCGCGACATCAACGAACTACCGCAAGATGCAACCATGACGCATAAAATAGCCACCATTTGCGTCTTGGTAAGACGTTCGCTTAAAAAAATGTACCCCATGAGGGCGGCCACGGCGGGTTCAAGACTCATCAGAACACCGAACGTCTTTGACGGAATACGCCTTAGTGCGATCATTTCTAATGAATAGGGAATCGCCCCCGACAATACGGCCATCGCGACAATCATCATCCACATATGACCTGTGTATTCCGCCGGATGCAAATGCGAGAGCGCTGGAATCGTAACCGTTAAAGCGGCAACAGTCATTCCCATAGCGGTCGCCGTGCCCCCGGGGATTTTTGCACCGACTTTTTTGGCAAGAATAATATAGAACCCCCAGAATGCACCAGCCACTAATGCCAGAACAACTCCAGTCAGATCAATGCTTTTAGCAAAGTCTGAATGCGGAAGAACCAAAATGATTCCTGCTGCAGCTAGTACTACCCACACAATATCCAAAGCGCGCTTAGATCCAAGAATTGCAACTGCCAAGGGACCGGTAAACTCCAAGGCGACCGCAACACCCAATGGAATGCGCTCAATTGACAGATAGAAAGTCATATTCATGCACGCCAGACAGATACCGTAAATCGCAACAATACCCAAAGTACTGCGAGAATACTTTTGTCTCCAAGGACGATAGATCACGAGTAAAATAAACGCGGAAATACTGGCGCGCCAAAATGTAGCGGCTTGAGGCCCTAAGAGTGGAAATAATTGCTTTGCGAAACTAGCGCCACCTTGTACAGAAAAAATGGCAATCAGAACACAAAGAAGGGCTACTAACTTCTCCAAGACGGTTCACGCTTTTCCAGGAAAGACTTCAAACCTTCCTGGCCTTCATCGCTGGCGCGACGTTCAGCAATTAAATGAGTTGTGCGATCACGCTGTTGTTCCCAAGTCATGTTAGCAATATCGTTCAAAAGTTTTTTAGTTTCGCGAACAGCTTCAGGCCCACCTTGTTTGTAGTTCGCTAGAACCTTTTGCAAAACATTGTGACCTTCGCCCGCTGGGCAAACATCTGTCACCAGACCAGCTTGTTGCGCCACTTGCGGATTGAATACCGCTCCAGAAAGCATCAAAGGACGAACTTTACCGGCCACAGCTTTTCTTTGAACAAACGCACTGATAACTGCCGGAGCAATTCCCAACTTCACTTCACTGAAACAAAATTGAGTGCCCTCTTCAGCGATAACTTCGTCACAAACAGCGACCAAACCCAGGGCACCACCAAAAGCGGCGCCATGAATTAAACCAATCACGGGCAAAGAGCATTTAGCGATAGTTTCAAACATGCTGAAAAGGCGCAAAGAATCTTCACGGTTTTGGTGGTAGGAGAAATTCACCATTTCTCTCATCCAATTCAAATCCGCCCCGGCGCAAAAGGATTTACCCTCCCCTTGCAAAACGATGGCGCGAAGATCCGTACGATTTGCCAACTGATGAAATGTCTCTGTGATTTCAGAAATCATTTCCGGATTAAAGGCATTGCGCACATCTGGCCTATTCAATTTCACATAGGCCACGTGATCCATCTCAACCGTGTTAATAAAAGTCATGAAGCAGTCCTACATTCTAAATACGCCTTGAGATTTTTCACCCCAAGACTTGTTAAGGCTGGCAGCGATACCCAAACCCAAAACTTTGCGAGTATCTGCAGGATCGATGATGCCATCATCCCATAAACGAGCCGATGAGTAATATGCAGAGCTTTCGTGTTCATACTTTTCAAGCGTTGGACGCTTGAACTCTGCTTGTTCTTCAGTTCCCATCGTTTGGCCTTTAGCAGCCATTTGATCGAGCTTCACCGTCAACAAAACGTTGGCAGCTTGCTCGCCACCCATCACGCTGATCTTGGCATTCGGCCACATCCACAATTGACGAGGCTGATAAGCACGACCGCACATACCATAGTTTCCAGCGCCATAAGATCCACCGATCACCACTGTGAATTTTGGAACGTGAGCATTGGAAACCGCCATCACCATTTTAGCACCGTGTTTCGCAATACCTTCGTTTTCATATTTTTTACCAACCATGAAACCTGTGATGTTTTGCAAGAAGATCAATGGAACTTCACGCTGCTCACAAAGTTCAATAAAGTGAGCCGCTTTCATCGCGCTTTCGCTGAACAATACTCCGTTATTCGCGATGATACCGACTGGCATTCCGTAAATGTGTGCAAAACCAGTTACCAAAGTTTTGCCGTACAAAGCTTTGAACTCATGGAATCTGGAACCATCTACGATGCGCGCGATAATTTCACGAACATCAAATGGTACGCGGCTGTCTTTTGGAATCACGCCGTAAATTTCTTTTGCATCAAACATCGGTTCTTCAGATGGCAAGATCTGCATGGTCACGGTTTTCTTGTGATTCAAATGCGCCACGATAGAACGAGTGATCTCCACCGCGTGTCCATCGTCTTCAGCAAAGTGATCCGTTACACCTGAATTTTCACAGTGAACGTGAGCGCCACCCAATTCCTGAGCGTCAACCACTTCACCAGTTGCGGCTTTAACCAATGGAGGACCACCCAAAAAGATGGTGCCGTTTTCTTTAACGATAACAGTTTCATCACTCATCGCGGGAACGTAAGCCCCACCCGCAGTACAAGAACCCATGACAACTGCGATCTGAGGAATACCTGCCGCAGACATGCGTGCTTGATTATAGAAAATACGCCCGAAATGATCACGATCCGGGAAAACGTCGGCTTGCATAGGAAGGAATGCGCCACCAGAATCCACCAGGTAAATACAAGGCAAACCATTTTCAAAAGCGATCTCTTGGGCGCGTAAATGTTTTTTCACGGTCATCGGGAAGTAAGTCCCACCTTTTACAGTGGCATCATTCGCAACGATCACACATTCAGTTCCATGAATCACACCGATACCTGTAACAACACCGGCACCAGGAGCCTGGCCTTCGTACATATCCCACGCAGCCAAAGTTGAAAACTCCAGGAAAGCGGTTCCGCCATCAACCAAGGCTTCAATGCGCTCACGCGCTGTCATTTTGCCGCGGGCTTTATGTTTCTTGGTGGCATCAGCACCACCGCCCTGTTTTACCAGTTCAACTCTTTCTCGCCATTCGCCGACGACTTTTAACATCGCATCGCGATTGGCTTTGAAATCAGAGGAATTTGCATCAATGTGACTATCAAGAATTTCCATAGAACCTTTACTCCGCCGAATTACCGAGCGCTGGAGTGTGTTTTAACTTTAACTGCATTTGCACAGAACCCACGGCCTGATCGTTATCATCAAAAATCTGCACGTCAGCCGATGAAGTGGCTTCGCGGCGATCCCTAAGATCTGCCAAGACCACTTCGCGGGTATTTTCCGCCAATTCCATTCGCAATCTGCAGTCACTTGTTTGCACTTTAAAAAACTCAGATTCAATTCGCGTAACAGCAATCTCGAAATTTCCCATGGGAGCATGGCGCATCCACAGAATTTTTGCGGCCTCGATGGCAGCGCTTAAAATGGCACCCTCGTGCAGCTGCCCGATTTCATTCATATTGCGAGTGCGAGCCGGAATCACGACTTCGATTTGCGTATCCTTAAGGCGAGAAATACGTAGACCCATCCCTGCAGAAAAAGGTCTAACGATATCAAGCGCATAACCCAGCGCAGCATGCGACACCTTCGGAGAAACCTCTTCCAAAAGAGCGGCCAGGTCAGCGGCATTCAGGCGAATTCCACGGTCTTCCAATTGAGTTTTAAGTCCGTCTTTAGCCTGCTGCAGCTGCTGACGCAGGTTTTGTTCAAGCTCAATTCCCTTAGACATTAAGATTGTCAGCCATTGTTGGTTCATGAGATATCCTTTTCCCTACGAGTATTGAAAAATCTACGATATCATGCTCCGATAAAGACACGAATTTTTCAAAAGGAATCGGGATGAAAAAAATTGTAAGCCTAGTCGTTTTCGTTGCTGCTTTGGTTTGGACTTGGAACGTGATTCACACAAATGAAGCTATCGGCTTCGAGACGCACGCTGGCATCCAAACAAAATTAGCTGAGTTGATCAAAGCTACTTTGACTGCAAAAAAACCAAACGCGAAAGATTTGAGAATCGAAAAGCTTTGGACTGAATCAATGAACGACAACAAAGTTCGCGCTGTGTTCGCATACAAATTCAGTGAAACAAGCGAAGGTGGCGAAGCTTTGGAACAAATCATCGAGGGCGAAGCTGTTCTTCACCGCGAACCTACCGAAGACAAAACAGACAAATGGACTTTACAGTCAGTTAAAACAACGAACGATATCGTGGTTTTCTCTGAAGGCTCCACGGTAACTCCTGACACCGCAACACCTGCTGAAGGCACTCCGGCGGCAACGCCTGCGACGACCCCAGCCCCTGAACACCACTAATGGCCATTCCTAATCACTTTGTTCAAATTGATGAAGAGGGATTTTGTGTTAGCCGCGAAATGCGCATTCAAGATCCCAACTCTGGCCGGGAAATCCTGGAAAACCTAAAACTTCATCAAGGTGGAACATTGTTGAGCACCTTCGGCGACACTCCCGTGATCGTCGAAGCCTTCGATGAACCTCTGATCGCCTTGCAAATCGATAAAAACGACTCTCACTGGTCTATTCGTTGTCCCTACGACACTGAGTTTTCATTCTCATTGGACAGCTTGTCTGTGGACGAGTGGGATCGCTTTCATGGATATACAAGGGACCACATTCCTTTCGTCATGTCTCGCAAGGCCCAAGCTGCTTTCTTTAACATGGTTGATGAATTCGATGATGATTCAGTCACGGCTGATGGCAAAACTTACGAAGTCCCGCCTTATTGGAATTCTGAAACGGACGTAGAAAAAGAATCCTTCTGGAGCCAGATCTACAAACGCGAAGAAAATCCAGGCTGGAATTTAGGCGAGCCCGCAGAAGCCTTAAAAGACATGTTTCAGCGTCTAAAAATCTCTCGCTCCCGCATTCTGGTTTTAGGTTGCGGCGAGGGGCATGATGCTGCATTTTTTGCGCAAGCAGGACATGTGGTGACCGCGGTGGATATTTCCCCGGTTGCCCTTGAAAGAGCTAAAAAACTCTATGGTCACATGGAGAACCTGACTTTCGTTGAAGCCGATTTATTCAACCTTCCTCGCAGTTACGATGCGGCATTTGATATCGTGTTCGAACACACTTGTTATTGCGCCATCAATCCAGAACTGCGCCAGGATTTGGTGAAGGTTTGGAATCGTGTTCTGGCCGAGGGCGGTCACTTGATGGGTGTTTTCTTTGCGATGGAAAAGCGTCAGGGTCCGCCATTTGGTGGCAGCGAATGGGAACTTCGCCAACGAGTAAAAAACAACTACATCCCAATCTTCTGGGGCCGCTGGCAAGCTTCGCTTCCGAATCGCCAAGGCAAAGAATTCTTCGTTTACGCAAAAAAGAAATAGTTCTTAGTTAAAGAGGTCGTCTATGCATATTGAATTCACTCAAGCTGATGATAGTCACGTTGAAGACTTGGTTGAGCTCGTTAACTCTGCATATCGCGGAGACAGCTCCAAACAAGGTTGGACAACGGAAGCCGATCTTTTAGATGGGCAGCGTGTGGATGCAGAAGGAATTTTAGCCGACATCGAGCGCGATGGCTCCGTGATCTTGATTGCTGAAGACGACGATACCGGCCAACTTCTGGGCTGCGTGCATTTGGAAAATCAAAACGGAAAATGTTATCTAGGCATGCTGACGGTAGCCCCGACCTTGCAAAACAAAGGCATCGGAAAAATGCTCATCAAAGAAAGTGAAGCTTTCGCCCACTTCTGGGGATGCACGCACCTTTATATGACGGTGATATCGGTTCGTTCTGAACTGATCAAATTCTATGAAAAAGAAGGTTTCCGTCAAACGGGCGAAAAGAAACCATTCCCCTATGGTGACGAACGCTTCGGCAAGCCCAAAGTCGACAACCTCGAATTCGTGGTCCTCGAAAGAAAACTTTAGGTGCGAGGTCCTCTTTCTGTGTACGGTGCTCCATTTTATTTAGCCGTGCATGAATTGCATAATAACTTCTCTTCTATGTATTAAAAGTTTTCCTCGTTTGGTCCTATCTTTTAGGCAATCGAGGTGCTTATGTTTTCAAAAATTGTTGTTGCAGCGGTTTTGACTCTTACGGCGCCTTTGGCGTTCGCTGATCACATGGGCCCAAATGGCGATAAATTCTATGACGAAGCCGCCCACTTCACCAACGCCTGCTCACAAGGTCCGTGCAAAGCGCCTTACTCTGCCATGTTGGTTTACAGCCAAAATCCAAGATTAAACAAACTAAGTCCTCAACAAACAGACATGCTTCGTGCTGTTGCAAACTATCAAGCGCAAATCTGGGGCGACACTATTCTGGAAGGTGACTTCCATTCTGCAGGCCGTACACGTTTGGATTCAGCTGTGGTGTACTTTAAAGGTGATCGTGTCGCAGGCTTTAAAATCCGCTACTCCGAAAAAGCGTGGAATACTTCAGAGTGCGCATTTGATGGCAGCAAGGATTCCCTGAAAGGCTGCAAAGAAGGTCGCATTAGCGAGGAAAGTTACGTTTCCCCTGATTTCCAAACTTTCTTTACTGACGAGGATCGCCAAGCTGGCTTCTCTTTAGGCTTGAACTAGTCTATGATCGCCGAATGGCGATAGTAATTGAAACTCAAGATCTGACCCGTGTTTATAAAAGCTACCAAAAGCCCGAGGGATTTACGAATTCCTTGAAAGGTTTTTTTAATCGAAAATATCAGGAAAAAGTAGCTTTAAACAAAACCACTCTTCAAATTGAATCTGGCCAAATTGTGGGATTAGTCGGAGCCAACGGCGCTGGCAAAACGACTTTGCTAAAAATGCTTTCGGGCCTA contains these protein-coding regions:
- a CDS encoding acetyl/propionyl/methylcrotonyl-CoA carboxylase subunit alpha, whose product is MTKMPGKFTRIAIANRGEVAVRIIKACEELGIETVLLHSEADINSRAYRMATKTICIGPAATAESYLNIEANINGALAGGAQAIHPGFGFLSENADFAEAVSNAGLTFIGPSAEAIRSLGDKVHCKELAKKAGLPLVPGYQGENQQVANLITEAERIGYPVIVKAAAGGGGRGMKLIKSSAEAAELIESAQREAQSAFGSPKVFLEKYLDRAKHIEFQIFGDATGNVVHFFDRECSVQRRHQKIIEEATSPSLTEELRRRMGEAACAIATLGKYKGAGTVEFLLQDGEFYLLEVNTRLQVEHPVTEEVLGVDLVKMQILTAQGEYIHDPKMIRVPRGHSIECRIYAENPFLGGVPSTGLLGHVEWPEGPGRRYEYGFDSGDTITPYYDPMIAKVIVWDENRQRAIQKMIRVLKDSVVFGVHTNIPYLIEILSHKEFVMGTMTTRFIETYFADPIKEPELTEVEKKIAAAALAQARGTQHAGATASASASPWMTYWRGI
- a CDS encoding enoyl-CoA hydratase-related protein, giving the protein MTFINTVEMDHVAYVKLNRPDVRNAFNPEMISEITETFHQLANRTDLRAIVLQGEGKSFCAGADLNWMREMVNFSYHQNREDSLRLFSMFETIAKCSLPVIGLIHGAAFGGALGLVAVCDEVIAEEGTQFCFSEVKLGIAPAVISAFVQRKAVAGKVRPLMLSGAVFNPQVAQQAGLVTDVCPAGEGHNVLQKVLANYKQGGPEAVRETKKLLNDIANMTWEQQRDRTTHLIAERRASDEGQEGLKSFLEKREPSWRS
- a CDS encoding methyltransferase domain-containing protein: MAIPNHFVQIDEEGFCVSREMRIQDPNSGREILENLKLHQGGTLLSTFGDTPVIVEAFDEPLIALQIDKNDSHWSIRCPYDTEFSFSLDSLSVDEWDRFHGYTRDHIPFVMSRKAQAAFFNMVDEFDDDSVTADGKTYEVPPYWNSETDVEKESFWSQIYKREENPGWNLGEPAEALKDMFQRLKISRSRILVLGCGEGHDAAFFAQAGHVVTAVDISPVALERAKKLYGHMENLTFVEADLFNLPRSYDAAFDIVFEHTCYCAINPELRQDLVKVWNRVLAEGGHLMGVFFAMEKRQGPPFGGSEWELRQRVKNNYIPIFWGRWQASLPNRQGKEFFVYAKKK
- a CDS encoding biotin/lipoyl-containing protein, which produces MEVKVRINGVDHKAQAQLLAGNLWVHANGRTFTMDAGTGRKSRKKAGAGGSSDTVMSPMPGKVTKILVQAGAEVKAGQAVLVMEAMKMEYTLKCDIAGTVESISCAVGEQVALGKALVKIKPSAE
- a CDS encoding DMT family transporter, with protein sequence MEKLVALLCVLIAIFSVQGGASFAKQLFPLLGPQAATFWRASISAFILLVIYRPWRQKYSRSTLGIVAIYGICLACMNMTFYLSIERIPLGVAVALEFTGPLAVAILGSKRALDIVWVVLAAAGIILVLPHSDFAKSIDLTGVVLALVAGAFWGFYIILAKKVGAKIPGGTATAMGMTVAALTVTIPALSHLHPAEYTGHMWMMIVAMAVLSGAIPYSLEMIALRRIPSKTFGVLMSLEPAVAALMGYIFLSERLTKTQMVAILCVMVASCGSSLMSRTANVPTDV
- a CDS encoding GNAT family N-acetyltransferase: MHIEFTQADDSHVEDLVELVNSAYRGDSSKQGWTTEADLLDGQRVDAEGILADIERDGSVILIAEDDDTGQLLGCVHLENQNGKCYLGMLTVAPTLQNKGIGKMLIKESEAFAHFWGCTHLYMTVISVRSELIKFYEKEGFRQTGEKKPFPYGDERFGKPKVDNLEFVVLERKL
- a CDS encoding DUF4442 domain-containing protein translates to MNQQWLTILMSKGIELEQNLRQQLQQAKDGLKTQLEDRGIRLNAADLAALLEEVSPKVSHAALGYALDIVRPFSAGMGLRISRLKDTQIEVVIPARTRNMNEIGQLHEGAILSAAIEAAKILWMRHAPMGNFEIAVTRIESEFFKVQTSDCRLRMELAENTREVVLADLRDRREATSSADVQIFDDNDQAVGSVQMQLKLKHTPALGNSAE
- a CDS encoding carboxyl transferase domain-containing protein, encoding MEILDSHIDANSSDFKANRDAMLKVVGEWRERVELVKQGGGADATKKHKARGKMTARERIEALVDGGTAFLEFSTLAAWDMYEGQAPGAGVVTGIGVIHGTECVIVANDATVKGGTYFPMTVKKHLRAQEIAFENGLPCIYLVDSGGAFLPMQADVFPDRDHFGRIFYNQARMSAAGIPQIAVVMGSCTAGGAYVPAMSDETVIVKENGTIFLGGPPLVKAATGEVVDAQELGGAHVHCENSGVTDHFAEDDGHAVEITRSIVAHLNHKKTVTMQILPSEEPMFDAKEIYGVIPKDSRVPFDVREIIARIVDGSRFHEFKALYGKTLVTGFAHIYGMPVGIIANNGVLFSESAMKAAHFIELCEQREVPLIFLQNITGFMVGKKYENEGIAKHGAKMVMAVSNAHVPKFTVVIGGSYGAGNYGMCGRAYQPRQLWMWPNAKISVMGGEQAANVLLTVKLDQMAAKGQTMGTEEQAEFKRPTLEKYEHESSAYYSSARLWDDGIIDPADTRKVLGLGIAASLNKSWGEKSQGVFRM